A section of the Saccopteryx leptura isolate mSacLep1 chromosome 6, mSacLep1_pri_phased_curated, whole genome shotgun sequence genome encodes:
- the TIGD6 gene encoding LOW QUALITY PROTEIN: tigger transposable element-derived protein 6 (The sequence of the model RefSeq protein was modified relative to this genomic sequence to represent the inferred CDS: inserted 8 bases in 6 codons; substituted 8 bases at 8 genomic stop codons), with amino-acid sequence MRYLMREETNAHCSYFVEGNRARKARAPRSRSPSWSRHGAERRSRAGLTPRSVQATRLTFPEAPGPGARRAGWPAHSRSPLPARGGSSRDSGKEMKARARARIPGAGGAPAPRPRPATHGAESRQPFGSCSSESRYKVLEGGCRRTAPGSSRKTAETRASPRHQFGGGGGSGDSSSDSSSSGSSSNSNLESPGRPVPAALAAHRKRPRSVTACDPLRKRNILGREGSCGLLRWFFLAARLPVFDIGRSEPRRALERARAVLQSQHRDRDLTPAILRRSLLVQHEYTRNKKHRQLSLEEKMEVVKAVDSGRRNGDVEKELGITPPTLPTFLKDCAKFEKRXGRTQWDPSGKRMRITLXXHXXGCVFAWFQEIHAKNILMPVSVIWKKSTKLGQHAWYDNFQASVGWLNRFRDRQGIALKTVCREDSDRLMNGLGIEKVNEWHAGEIXRMIADXSPDDVLNADETGVFFQFLPQHMLAAKGDHCRXGKKAKQWLTALMCCKASGTXKMRPLIVGRAANPHCFKXIHSLPCDSQANQWAWMTEGLFNECPMQALAVPDANGCQDEVGGMPILLLVDKCFSHLLPRLERIQVRLPSNCTAVLQPLNLGIIHTMEVLSRSHLLKQILLKLHSSEDQGKVDVRQAIDMTTTAWWSAEQSPAVRCWQKAGISLCLTDSRRAAAASEPGIALEKLWHLVAVATCVPNXVNFVTADDDLIIYQELVDTEVXRGPVAGXNPEEAGNEDEGXSLPQWPTLTIIGTISSVQKLRWFLSTCVGIPDASFGQNLHF; translated from the exons ATGCGATACCTAATGCGGGAGGAGACCAACGCTCACTGCTCCTACTTTGTAGAGGGCAACAGAGCTCGGAAAGCCAGAGCACCCAGGTCGAGGTCCCCCAGCTGGTCACGACACGGTGCAGAGCGGCGCTCGAGGGCGGGACTTACCCCGAGGAGCGTGCAAGCCACGCGGCTCACATTCCCGGAGGCACCCGGCCCGGGGGCTCGACGAGCCGGCTGGCCCGCGCACTCGCGCTCCCCGCTGCCTGCGAGAGGCGGCTCCAGTCGTGACAGTGGCAAGGAAATGAAGGCGAGGGCTCGCGCGCGCATCCCGGGGGCTGGAGGAGCCCCGGCCCCGCGGCCCCGCCCGGCGACACACGGCGCGGAGTCGCGACAGCCCTTTGGCTCCTGCTCCTCCGAGTCGCGATATAAGGTCTTGGAGGGCGGTTGTCGGCGCACAG CCCCGGGGAGCTCAAGGAAGACAGCAGAAACACGGGCGTCGCCGCGGCACCAGTTCGGCGGTGGAGGCGGCAGCGGCGACAGCAGCAGCGACAGTagcagcagtggcagcagcagtaACAGTAACCTCGAATCGCCTGGGAGACCCGTCCCGGCGGCCCTCGCGGCGCACCGGAAGCGGCCGCGGAGCGTGACTGCGTGCGACCCCTTGCGCAAGCGCAATA TTCTGGGCAGAGAAGGTAGCTGCGGCCTTCTGCGGTGGTTCTTCCTGGCCGCTCGGCTCCCGGTTTTTGATATAGGGCGTTCAG aacCACGTCGGGCCCTGGAGAGAGCCCGAGCGGTACTACAGTCTCAGCACCGCGATCGAGACTTGACCCCAGCCATCCTCAGGCGGTCACTGCTCGTTCAGCATGAG TACACAAGAAACAAGAAGCACAGGCAGCTCTCCCTAGAGGAGAAAATGGAAGTTGTAAAAGCTGTAGACTCAGGCAGGAGGAATGGCGATGTGGAGAAAGAATTAGGTATCACTCCTCCTACTTTGCCTACATTCTTAAAGGATTGTGCCAAATTTGAAAAAAGGTGAGGGAGGACTCAGTGGGACCCCAGTGGAAAAAGGATGAGGATCACTCTGTGATGACATTGATAAGGCTGTGTGTTTGCTTGGTTTCAAGAAATCCATGCCAAAAACATTCTTATGCCTGTTTCTGTCATTTGGAAAAAAAGCACTAAACTTGGCCAACATGCTTGGTATGACAATTTTCAAGCAAGTGTGGGCTGGCTGAACAGGTTTAGGGATCGCCAAGGAATTGCTTTAAAAACAGTCTGTAGAGAAGATAGTGACAGATTAATGAATGGCCTAGGAATAGAGAAGGTTAACGAGTGGCATGCAGGGGAAA AAAGAATGATTGCTGACTAAAGCCCAGATGATGTCTTGAATGCTGATGAGACAGGAGTGTTTTTCCAGTTTCTTCCCCAGCACATGCTTGCTGCTAAAGGGGACCATTGTAG GGGCAAGAAAGCAAAGCAGTGGTTGACAGCACTCATGTGTTGCAAGGCTTCAGGGA GGAAAATGAGACCATTGATTGTTGGTAGGGCGGCCAACCCACACTGCTTTA ACATCCATTCCCTCCCTTGTGATTCCCAAGCCAACCAGTGGGCATGGATGACAGAGGGTCTGTTTAATGAGTGCccgatgcaggccctggccg tgccCGATGCAAATGGATGCCAGGATGAAGTGGGTGGAATGCCGATCCTCCTGCTGGTAGACAAGTGCTTCTCTCACTTGCTTCCACGCCTGGAAAGGATTCAGGTGAGGCTGCCCTCAAACTGTACTGCCGTCCTGCAGCCACTGAATCTGGGCATAATTCACACCATGGAAGTGCTGTCCAGGAGCCACCTTCTAAAACAGATCCTCCTCAAGCTCCACAGCAGTGAGGATCAAGGAAAAGTGGACGTCAGGCAGGCCATTGACATGACCACTACAGCGTGGTGGTCGGCCGAGCAGTCCCCAGCGGTGAGGTGCTGGCAGAAAGCAGGCATTTCCCTCTGCTTGACAGATTCTCGcagagcagcagcagccagcGAACCAGGCATTGCCCTTGAAAAGTTGTGGCACTTGGTGGCTGTTGCCACTTGTGTCCCAAATTAAGTAAATTTTGTCACTGCCGATGATGACCTCATCATCTATCAGGAGCTGGTGGACACAGAGG ACCGGGGCCCAGTGGCTGGCTGAAATCCTGAAGAAGCTGGAAACGAAGATGAAGG ATCTTTGCCGCAGTGGCCAACGCTCACCATCATTGGGACCATCTCAAGTGTGCAGAAGCTTAGATGGTTCCTGTCCACTTGTGTAGGCATTCCTGATGCCAGTTTTGgacagaatttgcatttctaa